From Ictidomys tridecemlineatus isolate mIctTri1 chromosome 2, mIctTri1.hap1, whole genome shotgun sequence, the proteins below share one genomic window:
- the LOC144375247 gene encoding 4-hydroxyphenylpyruvate dioxygenase-like isoform X4: MTTYTDKGAKPERGRFLHFHSVTFWVGNAKQAASFYCSKMGFEPLAYRGLETGFREVVSHVVKQGKKARERGAKVVREPWVEEDKFGKVKFAVLQTFGDTTHTLVEKMNYTGWFLPGFEAPLLKDSLLPKLPKCGLEVIDHVVGNQPDQEMLSASEWYLRNLQFHRFWSVDDTQVHTEYSSLRSIVVTNYEETIKMPINEPAMGRKKSSIQEYVDYNGGAGVQHIALKTQDIITAIRNLQERGMEFLTVPSTYYKLLRENLKTAKIRVKESIDVLEELQILMDYDEKGYLLQIFTKPMQDRPTLFLEVIKRHNHQGFGAGNFNSLFKALEDAQAIRGNLTDL; this comes from the exons ATG aCGACCTATACTGACAAAGGAGCAAAG CCTGAGAGAGGCCGATTCCTTCACTTCCACTCCGTGACCTTCTGGGTTGGCAACGCCAAGCAG GCTGCCTCCTTCTATTGCAGCAAGATGGGCTTCGAGCCACTAGCCTACAGGGGCCTGGAGACGGGCTTCCGAGAGGTGGTCAGCCATGTGGTCAAGCAAGGAAAG AAAGCCCGAGAACGGGGGGCCAAGGTAGTGcgggagccctgggtggaggaAGACAAGTTTGGGAAGGTGAAGTTTGCTGTGCTGCAGACG TTTGGGGACACCACACACACTCTGGTAGAGAAGATGAACTACACCGGCTGGTTCCTGCCTGGATTCGAGGCCCCCCTGCTCAAGGACTCCCTGCTTCCCAAGCT ACCCAAGTGTGGTCTCGAGGTCATCGATCACGTTGTAGGAAATCAGCCTGATCAGGAGATGTTATCTGCCTCAGAATG GTACCTGAGGAACCTACAGTTCCACCGCTTCTGGTCTGTGGATGACACACAAGTGCACACAGAGTACAGCTCTCTGCGCTCCATTGTGGTGACCAACTATGAGGAGACCATCAAGATGCCCATTAATGAGCCCGCAATGGGCAGGAAGAAGTCCTCGATCCAg GAATATGTGGACTATAATGGGGGAGCTGGAGTCCAGCACATTGCCCTGAAGACCCAGGACATCATCACAGCG ATTCGCAACTTGCAAGAGAGAGGCATGGAGTTCCTGACTGTACCATCAACCTACTACAAGCTACTTCGGGAGAATCTCAAGACAGCCAAGATCCGGGTGAAGGAGAGCATTGACGTGCTGGAG GAGCTGCAAATCCTGATGGATTATGACGAGAAAGGCTACCTCCTGCAGATCTTCACCAAACCCATGCAGGACAGGCCTACACTTTTCCTGGAAGTCATCAAGCGCCACAACCACCAG GGTTTTGGAGCAGGCAACTTCAACTCGCTGTTCAAGGCTTTGGAGGATGCGCAGGCGATCCGAGGCAACCTCACTGATTTGTAG
- the LOC144375247 gene encoding 4-hydroxyphenylpyruvate dioxygenase-like isoform X6 translates to MGFEPLAYRGLETGFREVVSHVVKQGKIVFVFSSALNPWNKEMGDHLVKHGDGVKDVAFEVEDCDYIVQKARERGAKVVREPWVEEDKFGKVKFAVLQTFGDTTHTLVEKMNYTGWFLPGFEAPLLKDSLLPKLPKCGLEVIDHVVGNQPDQEMLSASEWYLRNLQFHRFWSVDDTQVHTEYSSLRSIVVTNYEETIKMPINEPAMGRKKSSIQEYVDYNGGAGVQHIALKTQDIITAIRNLQERGMEFLTVPSTYYKLLRENLKTAKIRVKESIDVLEELQILMDYDEKGYLLQIFTKPMQDRPTLFLEVIKRHNHQGFGAGNFNSLFKALEDAQAIRGNLTDL, encoded by the exons ATGGGCTTCGAGCCACTAGCCTACAGGGGCCTGGAGACGGGCTTCCGAGAGGTGGTCAGCCATGTGGTCAAGCAAGGAAAG ATTGTGTTTGTCTTCTCCTCTGCACTCAACCCCTGGAATAAAG AGATGGGCGACCATCTGGTGAAACACGGGGATGGCGTGAAAGACGTGGCTTTCGAGGTGGAAGACTGTGACTACATCGTGCAG AAAGCCCGAGAACGGGGGGCCAAGGTAGTGcgggagccctgggtggaggaAGACAAGTTTGGGAAGGTGAAGTTTGCTGTGCTGCAGACG TTTGGGGACACCACACACACTCTGGTAGAGAAGATGAACTACACCGGCTGGTTCCTGCCTGGATTCGAGGCCCCCCTGCTCAAGGACTCCCTGCTTCCCAAGCT ACCCAAGTGTGGTCTCGAGGTCATCGATCACGTTGTAGGAAATCAGCCTGATCAGGAGATGTTATCTGCCTCAGAATG GTACCTGAGGAACCTACAGTTCCACCGCTTCTGGTCTGTGGATGACACACAAGTGCACACAGAGTACAGCTCTCTGCGCTCCATTGTGGTGACCAACTATGAGGAGACCATCAAGATGCCCATTAATGAGCCCGCAATGGGCAGGAAGAAGTCCTCGATCCAg GAATATGTGGACTATAATGGGGGAGCTGGAGTCCAGCACATTGCCCTGAAGACCCAGGACATCATCACAGCG ATTCGCAACTTGCAAGAGAGAGGCATGGAGTTCCTGACTGTACCATCAACCTACTACAAGCTACTTCGGGAGAATCTCAAGACAGCCAAGATCCGGGTGAAGGAGAGCATTGACGTGCTGGAG GAGCTGCAAATCCTGATGGATTATGACGAGAAAGGCTACCTCCTGCAGATCTTCACCAAACCCATGCAGGACAGGCCTACACTTTTCCTGGAAGTCATCAAGCGCCACAACCACCAG GGTTTTGGAGCAGGCAACTTCAACTCGCTGTTCAAGGCTTTGGAGGATGCGCAGGCGATCCGAGGCAACCTCACTGATTTGTAG
- the LOC144375247 gene encoding 4-hydroxyphenylpyruvate dioxygenase-like isoform X2, which produces MTTYTDKGAKPERGRFLHFHSVTFWVGNAKQAASFYCSKMGFEPLAYRGLETGFREVVSHVVKQGKIVFVFSSALNPWNKEMGDHLVKHGDGVKDVAFEVEDCDYIVQKARERGAKVVREPWVEEDKFGKVKFAVLQTFGDTTHTLVEKMNYTGWFLPGFEAPLLKDSLLPKLYLRNLQFHRFWSVDDTQVHTEYSSLRSIVVTNYEETIKMPINEPAMGRKKSSIQEYVDYNGGAGVQHIALKTQDIITAIRNLQERGMEFLTVPSTYYKLLRENLKTAKIRVKESIDVLEELQILMDYDEKGYLLQIFTKPMQDRPTLFLEVIKRHNHQGFGAGNFNSLFKALEDAQAIRGNLTDL; this is translated from the exons ATG aCGACCTATACTGACAAAGGAGCAAAG CCTGAGAGAGGCCGATTCCTTCACTTCCACTCCGTGACCTTCTGGGTTGGCAACGCCAAGCAG GCTGCCTCCTTCTATTGCAGCAAGATGGGCTTCGAGCCACTAGCCTACAGGGGCCTGGAGACGGGCTTCCGAGAGGTGGTCAGCCATGTGGTCAAGCAAGGAAAG ATTGTGTTTGTCTTCTCCTCTGCACTCAACCCCTGGAATAAAG AGATGGGCGACCATCTGGTGAAACACGGGGATGGCGTGAAAGACGTGGCTTTCGAGGTGGAAGACTGTGACTACATCGTGCAG AAAGCCCGAGAACGGGGGGCCAAGGTAGTGcgggagccctgggtggaggaAGACAAGTTTGGGAAGGTGAAGTTTGCTGTGCTGCAGACG TTTGGGGACACCACACACACTCTGGTAGAGAAGATGAACTACACCGGCTGGTTCCTGCCTGGATTCGAGGCCCCCCTGCTCAAGGACTCCCTGCTTCCCAAGCT GTACCTGAGGAACCTACAGTTCCACCGCTTCTGGTCTGTGGATGACACACAAGTGCACACAGAGTACAGCTCTCTGCGCTCCATTGTGGTGACCAACTATGAGGAGACCATCAAGATGCCCATTAATGAGCCCGCAATGGGCAGGAAGAAGTCCTCGATCCAg GAATATGTGGACTATAATGGGGGAGCTGGAGTCCAGCACATTGCCCTGAAGACCCAGGACATCATCACAGCG ATTCGCAACTTGCAAGAGAGAGGCATGGAGTTCCTGACTGTACCATCAACCTACTACAAGCTACTTCGGGAGAATCTCAAGACAGCCAAGATCCGGGTGAAGGAGAGCATTGACGTGCTGGAG GAGCTGCAAATCCTGATGGATTATGACGAGAAAGGCTACCTCCTGCAGATCTTCACCAAACCCATGCAGGACAGGCCTACACTTTTCCTGGAAGTCATCAAGCGCCACAACCACCAG GGTTTTGGAGCAGGCAACTTCAACTCGCTGTTCAAGGCTTTGGAGGATGCGCAGGCGATCCGAGGCAACCTCACTGATTTGTAG
- the LOC144375247 gene encoding 4-hydroxyphenylpyruvate dioxygenase-like isoform X3, which produces MTTYTDKGAKPERGRFLHFHSVTFWVGNAKQAASFYCSKMGFEPLAYRGLETGFREVVSHVVKQGKIVFVFSSALNPWNKEMGDHLVKHGDGVKDVAFEVEDCDYIVQKARERGAKVVREPWVEEDKFGKVKFAVLQTFGDTTHTLVEKMNYTGWFLPGFEAPLLKDSLLPKLPKCGLEVIDHVVGNQPDQEMLSASEWYLRNLQFHRFWSVDDTQVHTEYSSLRSIVVTNYEETIKMPINEPAMGRKKSSIQEYVDYNGGAGVQHIALKTQDIITAIRNLQERGMEFLTVPSTYYKLLRENLKTAKIRVKESIDVLEGFGAGNFNSLFKALEDAQAIRGNLTDL; this is translated from the exons ATG aCGACCTATACTGACAAAGGAGCAAAG CCTGAGAGAGGCCGATTCCTTCACTTCCACTCCGTGACCTTCTGGGTTGGCAACGCCAAGCAG GCTGCCTCCTTCTATTGCAGCAAGATGGGCTTCGAGCCACTAGCCTACAGGGGCCTGGAGACGGGCTTCCGAGAGGTGGTCAGCCATGTGGTCAAGCAAGGAAAG ATTGTGTTTGTCTTCTCCTCTGCACTCAACCCCTGGAATAAAG AGATGGGCGACCATCTGGTGAAACACGGGGATGGCGTGAAAGACGTGGCTTTCGAGGTGGAAGACTGTGACTACATCGTGCAG AAAGCCCGAGAACGGGGGGCCAAGGTAGTGcgggagccctgggtggaggaAGACAAGTTTGGGAAGGTGAAGTTTGCTGTGCTGCAGACG TTTGGGGACACCACACACACTCTGGTAGAGAAGATGAACTACACCGGCTGGTTCCTGCCTGGATTCGAGGCCCCCCTGCTCAAGGACTCCCTGCTTCCCAAGCT ACCCAAGTGTGGTCTCGAGGTCATCGATCACGTTGTAGGAAATCAGCCTGATCAGGAGATGTTATCTGCCTCAGAATG GTACCTGAGGAACCTACAGTTCCACCGCTTCTGGTCTGTGGATGACACACAAGTGCACACAGAGTACAGCTCTCTGCGCTCCATTGTGGTGACCAACTATGAGGAGACCATCAAGATGCCCATTAATGAGCCCGCAATGGGCAGGAAGAAGTCCTCGATCCAg GAATATGTGGACTATAATGGGGGAGCTGGAGTCCAGCACATTGCCCTGAAGACCCAGGACATCATCACAGCG ATTCGCAACTTGCAAGAGAGAGGCATGGAGTTCCTGACTGTACCATCAACCTACTACAAGCTACTTCGGGAGAATCTCAAGACAGCCAAGATCCGGGTGAAGGAGAGCATTGACGTGCTGGAG GGTTTTGGAGCAGGCAACTTCAACTCGCTGTTCAAGGCTTTGGAGGATGCGCAGGCGATCCGAGGCAACCTCACTGATTTGTAG
- the LOC144375247 gene encoding 4-hydroxyphenylpyruvate dioxygenase-like isoform X1, whose product MTTYTDKGAKPERGRFLHFHSVTFWVGNAKQAASFYCSKMGFEPLAYRGLETGFREVVSHVVKQGKIVFVFSSALNPWNKEMGDHLVKHGDGVKDVAFEVEDCDYIVQKARERGAKVVREPWVEEDKFGKVKFAVLQTFGDTTHTLVEKMNYTGWFLPGFEAPLLKDSLLPKLPKCGLEVIDHVVGNQPDQEMLSASEWYLRNLQFHRFWSVDDTQVHTEYSSLRSIVVTNYEETIKMPINEPAMGRKKSSIQEYVDYNGGAGVQHIALKTQDIITAIRNLQERGMEFLTVPSTYYKLLRENLKTAKIRVKESIDVLEELQILMDYDEKGYLLQIFTKPMQDRPTLFLEVIKRHNHQGFGAGNFNSLFKALEDAQAIRGNLTDL is encoded by the exons ATG aCGACCTATACTGACAAAGGAGCAAAG CCTGAGAGAGGCCGATTCCTTCACTTCCACTCCGTGACCTTCTGGGTTGGCAACGCCAAGCAG GCTGCCTCCTTCTATTGCAGCAAGATGGGCTTCGAGCCACTAGCCTACAGGGGCCTGGAGACGGGCTTCCGAGAGGTGGTCAGCCATGTGGTCAAGCAAGGAAAG ATTGTGTTTGTCTTCTCCTCTGCACTCAACCCCTGGAATAAAG AGATGGGCGACCATCTGGTGAAACACGGGGATGGCGTGAAAGACGTGGCTTTCGAGGTGGAAGACTGTGACTACATCGTGCAG AAAGCCCGAGAACGGGGGGCCAAGGTAGTGcgggagccctgggtggaggaAGACAAGTTTGGGAAGGTGAAGTTTGCTGTGCTGCAGACG TTTGGGGACACCACACACACTCTGGTAGAGAAGATGAACTACACCGGCTGGTTCCTGCCTGGATTCGAGGCCCCCCTGCTCAAGGACTCCCTGCTTCCCAAGCT ACCCAAGTGTGGTCTCGAGGTCATCGATCACGTTGTAGGAAATCAGCCTGATCAGGAGATGTTATCTGCCTCAGAATG GTACCTGAGGAACCTACAGTTCCACCGCTTCTGGTCTGTGGATGACACACAAGTGCACACAGAGTACAGCTCTCTGCGCTCCATTGTGGTGACCAACTATGAGGAGACCATCAAGATGCCCATTAATGAGCCCGCAATGGGCAGGAAGAAGTCCTCGATCCAg GAATATGTGGACTATAATGGGGGAGCTGGAGTCCAGCACATTGCCCTGAAGACCCAGGACATCATCACAGCG ATTCGCAACTTGCAAGAGAGAGGCATGGAGTTCCTGACTGTACCATCAACCTACTACAAGCTACTTCGGGAGAATCTCAAGACAGCCAAGATCCGGGTGAAGGAGAGCATTGACGTGCTGGAG GAGCTGCAAATCCTGATGGATTATGACGAGAAAGGCTACCTCCTGCAGATCTTCACCAAACCCATGCAGGACAGGCCTACACTTTTCCTGGAAGTCATCAAGCGCCACAACCACCAG GGTTTTGGAGCAGGCAACTTCAACTCGCTGTTCAAGGCTTTGGAGGATGCGCAGGCGATCCGAGGCAACCTCACTGATTTGTAG
- the LOC144375247 gene encoding 4-hydroxyphenylpyruvate dioxygenase-like isoform X5 — MWSSKERLCLSSPLHSTPGIKKARERGAKVVREPWVEEDKFGKVKFAVLQTFGDTTHTLVEKMNYTGWFLPGFEAPLLKDSLLPKLPKCGLEVIDHVVGNQPDQEMLSASEWYLRNLQFHRFWSVDDTQVHTEYSSLRSIVVTNYEETIKMPINEPAMGRKKSSIQEYVDYNGGAGVQHIALKTQDIITAIRNLQERGMEFLTVPSTYYKLLRENLKTAKIRVKESIDVLEELQILMDYDEKGYLLQIFTKPMQDRPTLFLEVIKRHNHQGFGAGNFNSLFKALEDAQAIRGNLTDL, encoded by the exons ATGTGGTCAAGCAAGGAAAG ATTGTGTTTGTCTTCTCCTCTGCACTCAACCCCTGGAATAAAG AAAGCCCGAGAACGGGGGGCCAAGGTAGTGcgggagccctgggtggaggaAGACAAGTTTGGGAAGGTGAAGTTTGCTGTGCTGCAGACG TTTGGGGACACCACACACACTCTGGTAGAGAAGATGAACTACACCGGCTGGTTCCTGCCTGGATTCGAGGCCCCCCTGCTCAAGGACTCCCTGCTTCCCAAGCT ACCCAAGTGTGGTCTCGAGGTCATCGATCACGTTGTAGGAAATCAGCCTGATCAGGAGATGTTATCTGCCTCAGAATG GTACCTGAGGAACCTACAGTTCCACCGCTTCTGGTCTGTGGATGACACACAAGTGCACACAGAGTACAGCTCTCTGCGCTCCATTGTGGTGACCAACTATGAGGAGACCATCAAGATGCCCATTAATGAGCCCGCAATGGGCAGGAAGAAGTCCTCGATCCAg GAATATGTGGACTATAATGGGGGAGCTGGAGTCCAGCACATTGCCCTGAAGACCCAGGACATCATCACAGCG ATTCGCAACTTGCAAGAGAGAGGCATGGAGTTCCTGACTGTACCATCAACCTACTACAAGCTACTTCGGGAGAATCTCAAGACAGCCAAGATCCGGGTGAAGGAGAGCATTGACGTGCTGGAG GAGCTGCAAATCCTGATGGATTATGACGAGAAAGGCTACCTCCTGCAGATCTTCACCAAACCCATGCAGGACAGGCCTACACTTTTCCTGGAAGTCATCAAGCGCCACAACCACCAG GGTTTTGGAGCAGGCAACTTCAACTCGCTGTTCAAGGCTTTGGAGGATGCGCAGGCGATCCGAGGCAACCTCACTGATTTGTAG